One window of the Lemur catta isolate mLemCat1 chromosome 6, mLemCat1.pri, whole genome shotgun sequence genome contains the following:
- the RXYLT1 gene encoding ribitol-5-phosphate xylosyltransferase 1 isoform X3 produces the protein MVEATWSMLHDERPYLCNFLGTIYENSSRQALMNILKQDGNDKLCWVSAREQWQPQETNESLKNYQDALLQSDLTLCPVGVNTECYRIYEACSYGSIPVVEDVMTAGSCGNTSAYHSAPLQLLKSMGAPFIFIKNWKELPAVLEKEKAIILQEKIERRKMLLQWYQHFKTELKMKFTNIVESSFLMSNKS, from the exons ATGGTGGAGGCAACTTGGTCAATGCTACATGATGAGAGGCcatatttatgtaatttcttaGGAACGATTTATGAAAATTCATCCAGACAGGCACTAATGAACATTTTGAAACAAGATGGGAACGATAAGCTTTGTTGGGTTTCAGCAAGAGAACA gtggcagccccaggaaacaaaTGAGAGTCTTAAGAATTACCAAGATGCTTTGCTTCAGAGTGATCTCACATTGTGTCCAGTGGGAGTAAACACAGAATGTTACAGAATCTATGAGGCCTGCTCCTATGGCTCCATTCCTGTGGTAGAAGACGTAATGACAGCTGGCAGCTGTGGAAATACGTCTGCTTACCACAGTGCTCCTCTGCAGTTGCTCAAGTCCATGGGCGCTCCCTTTATCTTTATTAAGAACTGGAAGGAACTTCCTGCtgttttagaaaaagagaaagctataattttacaagaaaagattgaaagaagaaaaatgttacttCAGTGGTATCAGCACTTCAAGACAGagctaaaaatgaaatttactaaTATTGTAGAAAGTTCATTTTTAATGAGTAATAAAAGTTAA